The following are from one region of the Actinoplanes sp. L3-i22 genome:
- a CDS encoding sulfite exporter TauE/SafE family protein translates to MDLSHVLLLVVAGVAAGGVNAIAGGGSLITFPSLIATGLPSVDANVTNSVSVFPGYVSSVAGSRADLAGQGGRVRAVLPVAVLGSVAGCALLLATPGRVFEVIVPFLVLGAAATLAFQERLRGLVGHPRAMSPRRAAVTLQVVVLIGAVYGGYFGAALGVMYVAALALILDEPLKRINALKNVLSATVGLMTVLVFAFFANVHWAAVGVLAPATVVGGYAGARLARRLPARVLRYVIVSFGTAIGLVLLYRAFV, encoded by the coding sequence ATGGATCTTTCGCATGTTCTTCTGCTGGTGGTGGCCGGGGTGGCCGCCGGTGGGGTGAACGCGATCGCCGGGGGCGGGTCGCTGATCACCTTTCCGAGTCTGATCGCCACCGGGTTGCCGTCGGTGGACGCCAACGTGACCAACTCGGTCTCCGTCTTCCCGGGGTACGTGTCCAGCGTTGCCGGCAGCCGGGCCGACCTCGCGGGGCAGGGCGGCCGGGTCCGGGCGGTCCTGCCGGTCGCGGTGCTCGGCAGCGTCGCCGGGTGCGCGCTGCTGCTCGCGACGCCCGGGCGGGTGTTCGAGGTGATCGTGCCGTTCCTGGTGCTGGGGGCGGCCGCGACGCTGGCCTTCCAGGAGCGGCTCCGTGGCCTGGTGGGACATCCCCGGGCGATGTCACCGCGGCGGGCGGCGGTCACCCTGCAGGTGGTGGTGCTGATCGGGGCGGTGTACGGCGGATACTTCGGGGCCGCGCTCGGGGTGATGTACGTCGCGGCGCTGGCGCTCATCCTGGACGAGCCGCTGAAGCGGATCAACGCGTTGAAGAACGTGCTGTCGGCGACCGTCGGGCTGATGACGGTGCTGGTCTTCGCGTTCTTCGCGAACGTGCACTGGGCCGCGGTGGGGGTGCTGGCGCCGGCCACGGTGGTCGGGGGCTACGCCGGGGCGCGGCTGGCGCGGCGGCTGCCGGCGCGGGTGCTGCGCTACGTGATCGTGAGCTTCGGCACGGCGATCGGCCTGGTGCTGCTGTACCGGGCATTCGTCTGA
- a CDS encoding class I SAM-dependent methyltransferase yields the protein MATYTHGHHESVLRSHRWRTAENSAAYLLPRLSSGFTLLDVGCGPGTITADLATHVTRVTALERTDGALDLARAEIARQGLTNVDFAAGDVHALDFPDDSFDVVHAHQVLQHVTDPVAALREMRRVTRPGGLVAARDSDYAGFTWFPLVPELDEWLALYQRIARGNGGEPDAGRRMLSWARAAGFTDVTATASVWCFADDEDRAWWGGMWADRILKSDMAATALRTGTASPADLERLSAGWRTWSESPDGWFTIPHGEILARA from the coding sequence ATGGCGACGTATACCCACGGGCACCACGAGTCGGTCTTGCGCTCACACCGCTGGCGCACCGCAGAGAATTCGGCCGCGTACCTGCTGCCGCGTCTTTCCTCCGGATTCACGCTGCTGGACGTCGGATGCGGCCCCGGCACCATCACCGCCGACCTGGCGACCCACGTCACCCGGGTCACCGCGCTGGAACGCACCGACGGCGCGCTGGACCTGGCCCGCGCCGAGATCGCCCGGCAGGGCCTGACCAACGTCGACTTCGCGGCCGGCGACGTGCACGCCCTCGACTTCCCGGACGACAGCTTCGACGTCGTCCACGCCCACCAGGTCCTGCAGCACGTGACCGACCCGGTCGCCGCGCTCCGCGAGATGCGCCGGGTCACCCGCCCGGGCGGCCTGGTCGCGGCGCGCGACAGCGACTACGCCGGGTTCACCTGGTTCCCGCTGGTGCCGGAGCTGGACGAGTGGCTGGCGCTCTACCAGCGGATCGCCCGCGGCAACGGCGGCGAGCCGGACGCCGGGCGCCGGATGCTGTCCTGGGCCCGGGCGGCCGGCTTCACCGACGTGACCGCCACGGCGAGCGTGTGGTGCTTCGCCGACGACGAGGACCGCGCGTGGTGGGGCGGCATGTGGGCCGACCGGATCCTGAAGTCCGACATGGCGGCGACCGCGCTGCGCACCGGCACCGCGTCGCCGGCGGACCTGGAGCGGCTGTCGGCCGGCTGGCGCACGTGGTCCGAGTCCCCGGACGGCTGGTTCACCATCCCGCACGGCGAGATCCTCGCCCGCGCCTGA
- the panB gene encoding 3-methyl-2-oxobutanoate hydroxymethyltransferase yields MSDIPTLYGGPATRRVRTRDLLNAKVRGDRWPMLTSYDQYTASIFDQSGVPVLLVGDSAANNVYGYETTVQITVDELLPLVKAVVRATSTALIVGDLPFGSYEESPTQALRTAVRFMKEGGCHAVKLEGGRRMAPQIEAITGAGIPVMAHIGFTPQREHTIGGYRVQGRENEGAEVISDARAVADAGAFAVVLEMVPGDVAKQITKELPIPTVGIGAGPDTDAQVLVWQDMAGLRTGKTPRFVKRYADLAGALTEATRQFADEVRSGEFPAAEHTF; encoded by the coding sequence ATGTCGGACATCCCGACCCTGTACGGAGGACCGGCCACCCGCCGCGTCCGCACCCGCGACCTGCTCAACGCGAAGGTCCGGGGCGACCGCTGGCCGATGCTCACGTCCTACGACCAGTACACCGCCTCGATCTTCGATCAGTCCGGCGTACCGGTCCTGCTCGTCGGCGACTCCGCGGCGAACAACGTCTACGGCTACGAGACCACCGTCCAGATCACCGTCGACGAGCTGTTGCCGCTGGTCAAAGCCGTGGTCCGGGCCACCAGCACCGCGCTGATCGTCGGCGACCTGCCGTTCGGCAGCTACGAGGAGAGCCCCACCCAGGCCCTGCGCACCGCCGTCCGCTTCATGAAGGAGGGCGGCTGCCACGCGGTCAAGCTCGAGGGCGGCCGCCGGATGGCCCCGCAGATCGAGGCGATCACCGGCGCCGGCATCCCGGTGATGGCGCACATCGGCTTCACCCCGCAGCGCGAGCACACCATCGGCGGCTACCGCGTCCAGGGCCGGGAGAACGAGGGCGCCGAGGTGATCTCGGACGCCCGCGCGGTCGCCGACGCGGGCGCGTTCGCGGTCGTCCTGGAGATGGTCCCGGGCGACGTCGCCAAGCAGATCACCAAGGAACTGCCGATCCCCACGGTCGGCATCGGCGCCGGCCCGGACACCGACGCCCAGGTGCTGGTCTGGCAGGACATGGCCGGCCTGCGCACCGGCAAGACGCCGCGCTTCGTGAAGCGCTACGCCGACCTGGCGGGCGCCCTCACCGAGGCGACGCGGCAATTCGCGGACGAGGTCCGCAGCGGCGAGTTCCCGGCCGCGGAACACACTTTTTAA
- a CDS encoding D-alanyl-D-alanine carboxypeptidase family protein, protein MNARIANIQSRIIALQTQQATTTSTARTSEQTGSAAGATFASQLKGALAAQSTPETGKTYKLNGKGIPEDLAAYGNGKIPAEALEQVGDTRHKLWAPAAEKLTQLIDDAKRDGVKIGITDSYRPYTEQVDLARRKGLYSQGGLAAKPGTSEHGWGMATDLDLNPEALAWMRKNGDRYGFVENVKRESWHWAFRPNT, encoded by the coding sequence GTGAACGCACGCATCGCGAACATCCAGAGCCGGATCATCGCGCTGCAGACTCAGCAGGCCACCACAACGAGCACGGCCCGGACGTCGGAGCAGACCGGTAGCGCCGCCGGCGCGACGTTCGCCAGCCAACTGAAGGGCGCCCTCGCGGCGCAGAGCACCCCGGAAACCGGCAAGACGTACAAACTGAACGGGAAGGGCATTCCGGAGGATCTCGCCGCGTACGGCAACGGCAAGATCCCGGCGGAGGCACTCGAGCAGGTCGGCGACACCCGGCACAAGCTGTGGGCGCCCGCCGCCGAGAAGCTCACCCAGCTGATCGACGACGCCAAGCGGGACGGCGTGAAGATCGGCATCACCGACTCGTACCGGCCCTACACCGAACAGGTCGACCTGGCCCGCCGCAAGGGCCTCTACTCGCAGGGCGGGCTCGCCGCCAAGCCCGGCACCAGCGAACACGGCTGGGGCATGGCCACCGACCTGGACCTGAACCCCGAGGCGCTGGCCTGGATGCGCAAGAACGGTGACCGCTACGGCTTCGTCGAGAACGTCAAGCGGGAGAGCTGGCACTGGGCGTTCCGCCCCAACACCTGA
- a CDS encoding type I glyceraldehyde-3-phosphate dehydrogenase, translating into MTVAIGINGLGRIGRSLTRIVAAAPNPGVSIAAVNDIACTEKLAYGLRRDSIRGSFPGTVAARGEYLVVNDHAIRTYHHERPERIPWADQGVEVVIEATGRFRAGGTARTHITHGGARKVVISASADDPDAFLVLGANHTSYNPAVHDVVSPASCGVNALTVMAKVLLDRFGLSSVNTSVMLASQGWGRVQDSLVGTSRDDPRLGRAVGESIIPHNHVVGDLVRVALPEIGEMRYSYYCVPTPIGSLAELSGQAGRPVSVEEVNRAMAEAAAGPLRGILAYDPDPTVSIDVKNNPASCLFDPSGTQTTADGGVKVRGWFDNEWGFSNRLLDLARLIGELLPVPSGQASWSVA; encoded by the coding sequence ATGACTGTCGCGATCGGGATCAACGGCCTGGGGCGGATCGGTCGAAGCTTGACCCGAATCGTCGCGGCCGCACCCAATCCGGGCGTCTCGATTGCCGCGGTGAATGACATCGCGTGCACCGAGAAACTGGCGTACGGCTTGCGACGGGACAGCATCCGGGGCTCGTTCCCGGGCACGGTCGCCGCGCGCGGGGAGTACCTGGTGGTCAATGACCATGCCATCCGCACCTACCACCACGAGCGCCCGGAGCGCATCCCGTGGGCGGACCAGGGGGTCGAGGTGGTGATCGAGGCGACCGGCCGGTTCCGGGCCGGGGGCACGGCGCGGACCCACATCACCCACGGTGGCGCCCGCAAGGTGGTGATCAGTGCCTCGGCCGACGACCCGGACGCGTTCCTGGTGCTCGGCGCGAACCACACCAGCTACAACCCGGCCGTGCACGACGTGGTCTCGCCGGCCTCCTGCGGGGTGAACGCGCTGACCGTGATGGCCAAGGTGCTGCTCGACCGGTTCGGGCTGAGCTCGGTGAACACCTCGGTGATGCTGGCCAGCCAGGGCTGGGGGCGGGTGCAGGACTCACTGGTCGGCACGTCGCGGGACGATCCGCGGCTGGGCCGGGCGGTGGGGGAGAGCATCATCCCGCACAACCACGTGGTCGGTGACCTGGTCCGGGTGGCGCTGCCGGAGATCGGCGAGATGCGCTACAGCTACTACTGCGTGCCCACCCCGATCGGCTCGCTCGCCGAACTGTCCGGTCAGGCCGGGCGGCCGGTGTCGGTCGAGGAGGTCAACCGGGCGATGGCGGAGGCGGCGGCCGGGCCGCTGCGCGGCATCCTGGCGTACGACCCGGACCCGACCGTGTCGATCGACGTCAAGAACAATCCGGCGTCCTGCCTGTTCGACCCGTCCGGCACGCAGACCACCGCCGACGGCGGGGTGAAGGTGCGCGGGTGGTTCGACAACGAGTGGGGGTTCTCGAACCGGTTGCTCGATCTGGCCCGGCTGATCGGTGAGCTGTTACCGGTTCCGTCCGGACAGGCCAGCTGGAGCGTGGCCTAG
- a CDS encoding aspartate-semialdehyde dehydrogenase has translation MRIGIVGATGQVGGVMRRILAERAFPVSELRLFASARSAGRTLPWGSGEVTVEDAATADYNGLDIVLFSAGKGGSKEYAPRVAETGAVIVDNSSAWRMDPEVPLVVAEVNPDAARVRPKGIIANPNCTTMAAMPVLRPLHDDAGLVSFIATTYQAVGGAGLAGAAELDEQIKKVADRALELVHDGSAVEFPESKVFPRPIAFNVIPQAGSFVDDGSFETDEEQKLRNESRKILALPELLVSGTCVRVPVFTGHSIQVNARFARPLSPARAQELLASAPGVELSDVPTPLQAAGRDPSFVGRFRVDPTAENGLAFFISNDNLRKGAALNAVQIAELVAAELA, from the coding sequence ATGAGGATCGGCATCGTCGGCGCGACGGGACAGGTCGGTGGCGTCATGCGCCGCATCCTGGCCGAGCGCGCGTTCCCCGTCAGTGAGCTCCGGCTCTTCGCATCCGCGCGCTCCGCGGGCCGCACCCTGCCGTGGGGGTCCGGCGAGGTGACCGTGGAGGACGCGGCCACCGCGGACTACAACGGCCTGGACATCGTGCTGTTCTCGGCGGGCAAGGGCGGCTCCAAGGAGTACGCGCCGCGCGTCGCCGAGACCGGCGCCGTGATCGTCGACAACTCGTCGGCCTGGCGGATGGACCCGGAGGTCCCGCTCGTCGTCGCCGAGGTCAACCCGGACGCCGCCCGGGTGCGGCCGAAGGGCATCATCGCGAACCCGAACTGCACCACGATGGCGGCGATGCCGGTGCTCCGGCCGCTGCACGACGACGCCGGGCTGGTGTCGTTCATCGCCACCACGTACCAGGCGGTCGGCGGTGCCGGGCTGGCCGGCGCGGCCGAGCTCGACGAGCAGATCAAGAAGGTCGCCGACCGGGCGCTCGAGCTGGTCCACGACGGGTCCGCCGTGGAGTTCCCGGAGTCCAAGGTCTTCCCGCGGCCGATCGCGTTCAACGTGATCCCGCAGGCCGGCTCGTTCGTCGACGACGGCAGCTTCGAGACCGACGAGGAGCAGAAGCTCCGCAACGAGAGCCGGAAGATCCTGGCCCTGCCGGAGCTGCTCGTCTCCGGGACCTGCGTGCGCGTGCCGGTCTTCACCGGGCACTCGATCCAGGTGAACGCGCGCTTCGCCCGGCCGCTGTCGCCGGCCCGCGCGCAGGAACTGCTCGCGTCCGCTCCGGGCGTCGAGCTGTCGGACGTGCCGACGCCGCTGCAGGCCGCCGGCCGCGACCCGTCGTTTGTGGGCCGTTTCCGCGTCGACCCGACCGCGGAGAACGGTCTGGCGTTCTTCATCTCGAACGACAACCTGCGCAAGGGCGCGGCGCTGAACGCCGTGCAGATCGCCGAGCTGGTCGCCGCCGAGCTGGCCTGA
- a CDS encoding threonine/serine dehydratase, with protein MINREDVEAAARRIDGRIRRTPLVEAEPGRWFKLEYLQHAGSFKTRGMMNKMLSSAIPEAGVVVASGGNAGLAAAYAARELGVPAEVFVPVTAPAVKVAKLGKLGAKVVQVGNEYAEAYAAALERTDALFCHAYDDPAMVAGNGTLALEISEISDTVLVAVGGGGLVAGVIAALRGRARIVAVEPVTSCALHEALKAEKPVDVRVSGVAADSLGARRVGDIAFELATDAEIDSILVDDDAIIHARRKLWDDYRIVVEHGTAAAYAALISGAYRPAPGERVTTLLCGANTNPADLG; from the coding sequence GTGATCAACCGTGAGGATGTGGAAGCCGCCGCCCGGCGCATCGACGGCCGGATCCGGCGGACGCCGCTGGTCGAGGCCGAGCCCGGCCGGTGGTTCAAGCTGGAGTATCTGCAGCATGCCGGGTCGTTCAAGACCCGCGGCATGATGAACAAGATGCTCAGCAGCGCGATCCCGGAGGCGGGCGTCGTGGTCGCCTCCGGCGGCAACGCGGGGCTGGCGGCGGCGTACGCGGCTCGCGAGCTCGGCGTGCCGGCCGAGGTGTTCGTGCCGGTGACCGCGCCCGCGGTCAAGGTCGCCAAGCTCGGCAAACTGGGCGCGAAGGTGGTGCAGGTCGGCAACGAGTACGCGGAGGCGTATGCGGCGGCCCTCGAACGGACCGATGCGCTGTTCTGCCACGCGTACGACGACCCGGCGATGGTCGCCGGAAACGGCACGCTAGCCCTCGAAATCTCCGAAATTTCGGACACGGTGCTTGTCGCTGTGGGTGGTGGTGGTCTGGTGGCCGGCGTGATCGCCGCCCTGCGGGGTCGTGCCCGCATCGTCGCGGTGGAGCCGGTGACCTCCTGCGCACTGCATGAAGCGCTAAAAGCCGAAAAACCGGTAGATGTTCGGGTTTCTGGCGTCGCCGCCGACTCGCTGGGCGCCCGAAGAGTCGGCGACATCGCCTTCGAGCTCGCCACCGACGCCGAGATCGACTCGATCCTGGTCGACGACGACGCGATCATCCACGCCCGCCGGAAACTCTGGGACGACTACCGGATCGTCGTCGAGCACGGCACCGCCGCCGCCTACGCCGCCCTGATCTCCGGCGCCTACCGCCCGGCCCCCGGCGAGCGGGTCACCACCCTGCTCTGCGGCGCGAACACCAATCCTGCCGATCTGGGGTGA
- a CDS encoding RNB domain-containing ribonuclease, producing MPIKRVWAPQIDFSVLRRELGLPGEFPADVIAEAERVAGTVPPGADRTDVPFVTIDPTGSQDLDQAMHLSRRDGGYLVRYAIADVASFVPPNGLIEAESWVRGQTVYLPDGRIPLHPPVLSEGAVSLFAGVDRAAVVWTIELDAEGATTGVSLERARVRSRAKLDYPSVQRELDAGHPSEMVTLLAEIGTLLARRAAERGAVNLPLPAQEVERDGDGWRLVLRAPLPVEEHNAQISLLTGMAAARIMLAGGVGMLRTMPGPKPEAVAKLRGAAESLGVTWPDGANVGAVVASVDPGSPRGAAFLDQAAELLRGAAYTAFGGTAGPAPEEAGHGGVGAPYAHVTAPLRRLADRYVTETCLALHENRPVPSWALDALPRLPKQMTATDRLAGAADRGAIDLAEAVLLHDRVGECFDAAVLDREDASGKRPAGGTVALDDPAVRARCLGDLPLGGRIQVRLTAADPASRLVRFEAV from the coding sequence GTGCCGATCAAAAGGGTGTGGGCGCCGCAGATCGACTTCTCGGTGCTGCGGCGGGAGCTGGGACTGCCCGGCGAGTTTCCGGCGGACGTGATCGCCGAGGCGGAGCGGGTCGCGGGGACCGTGCCGCCCGGGGCGGACCGGACCGACGTGCCGTTCGTGACCATCGATCCGACCGGGTCGCAGGATCTGGACCAGGCGATGCACCTCAGCCGGCGGGACGGCGGCTACCTGGTGCGGTACGCGATCGCGGACGTGGCCTCGTTCGTACCTCCGAATGGTTTGATCGAAGCCGAGAGTTGGGTGCGTGGGCAGACCGTCTATCTGCCCGACGGACGGATTCCGCTGCACCCGCCGGTGCTGAGCGAGGGCGCGGTGAGCCTGTTCGCGGGGGTGGACCGGGCCGCCGTGGTGTGGACGATCGAGCTGGACGCGGAGGGCGCGACGACCGGGGTGAGCCTGGAGCGGGCCCGGGTGCGGAGCCGGGCCAAGCTGGACTATCCGAGCGTGCAGCGCGAGCTGGACGCCGGCCACCCGTCCGAGATGGTCACGCTGCTCGCCGAGATCGGGACGTTGCTGGCCCGGCGGGCGGCCGAGCGGGGCGCGGTGAACCTGCCGCTGCCGGCGCAGGAGGTGGAGCGCGACGGGGACGGCTGGCGGCTGGTGCTGCGGGCGCCGCTGCCGGTGGAGGAGCACAACGCGCAGATCTCGCTGCTGACCGGGATGGCCGCGGCGCGGATCATGCTGGCCGGCGGGGTCGGGATGCTGCGGACCATGCCCGGGCCGAAGCCGGAGGCGGTGGCGAAGCTGCGTGGCGCGGCCGAGTCGCTCGGGGTGACCTGGCCGGACGGGGCGAACGTGGGTGCGGTGGTGGCGTCGGTCGACCCGGGCAGCCCGCGCGGGGCGGCGTTTCTCGATCAGGCAGCGGAGCTGCTGCGCGGGGCGGCGTACACCGCGTTCGGCGGCACGGCCGGGCCGGCGCCGGAGGAGGCCGGCCACGGTGGGGTGGGTGCGCCGTACGCGCACGTCACGGCCCCGCTGCGGCGGCTGGCCGACCGGTACGTCACGGAGACCTGCCTGGCGTTGCACGAGAACCGGCCGGTCCCGTCCTGGGCGCTGGACGCGCTGCCCCGCCTCCCGAAGCAGATGACCGCGACCGATCGGCTCGCCGGGGCCGCCGACCGGGGCGCGATCGACCTGGCCGAGGCGGTGCTGCTGCACGATCGGGTGGGGGAGTGCTTCGACGCGGCGGTGCTGGACCGGGAGGACGCGTCGGGCAAGCGGCCGGCGGGCGGGACGGTGGCGCTGGACGATCCGGCGGTGCGGGCGCGCTGCCTGGGGGATCTGCCGCTGGGCGGTCGGATCCAGGTGCGGCTGACGGCGGCTGATCCGGCTAGTCGATTGGTCCGCTTCGAGGCGGTCTGA
- a CDS encoding toll/interleukin-1 receptor domain-containing protein, whose product MPVLLSYTPADVVWAQWIKRSLQAAGHVVEMLPAGVDFAHRIAAALSGPDPVIVLVSAEHRATGSDWRRVPVTPTLTVIRLDAVPAPAALRSATCESLYNLDEEEALEILMGAVGGPQNPFSRTS is encoded by the coding sequence GTGCCGGTACTCCTCTCCTACACCCCGGCGGACGTTGTCTGGGCACAATGGATCAAAAGGTCACTGCAGGCAGCGGGCCATGTGGTGGAAATGCTCCCGGCCGGGGTCGACTTCGCGCATCGGATAGCCGCTGCGCTTTCCGGCCCCGATCCGGTGATCGTTCTCGTCTCCGCGGAGCACCGCGCGACCGGGTCGGACTGGCGCCGGGTGCCCGTCACGCCCACCCTGACGGTGATCCGGCTGGATGCCGTCCCGGCCCCCGCCGCACTGCGCTCGGCGACCTGCGAAAGCCTCTACAACCTGGACGAAGAGGAGGCTTTGGAGATCTTGATGGGCGCCGTCGGCGGCCCGCAAAACCCGTTTTCGCGTACGTCGTGA
- a CDS encoding ABC transporter permease — protein MADEIQSVHQFRRFALAVCAIGVLVQLGLTAYYLGMGHKAAPHHLPVGLVADAAQRASVVAMLEEGGRFRVGDFTSADELTTAIRRREVYGGVDLTGAAPHLYVATSAGPAAASLLRGTYTSVVQQRTAAQVTELAKTADQVGIATVQALTAAPQVTDVVPLPADDVNGVSLGFLTQALSLGGTVASMGLGRLIPRTRRSWRRGVAHLSTLIVYAVGSAAAVLWSMSWFGIGSHADQWEMLGIFSLISLAVTGSTAGAVALIGPAGAAVGAFYFMIGTVISGASILPEFLPAFGRHLGENLPTGAGVQAIRQDLYFPAAPIGGHMWVLAAYAIVGCLLVLVTNVLPNRKDGTSEVDLDLTVRLEGVPDEGFSRSNSDFRGHAEPVERGNRGSERTHREHPEPDHRAADSAGHHNEHGPDVGADR, from the coding sequence GTGGCCGACGAGATCCAGTCCGTACACCAGTTCCGGCGCTTCGCCCTCGCCGTCTGCGCGATCGGCGTCCTCGTCCAGCTCGGCCTGACCGCGTACTACCTGGGCATGGGCCACAAGGCCGCCCCGCACCACCTGCCGGTCGGCCTGGTCGCGGACGCCGCCCAGCGCGCCTCGGTGGTCGCCATGCTCGAGGAGGGCGGCCGGTTCCGGGTCGGCGACTTCACCTCGGCGGACGAGCTGACCACCGCGATCAGACGGCGCGAGGTGTACGGCGGGGTCGACCTCACCGGCGCCGCCCCGCACCTCTACGTGGCGACCTCCGCCGGCCCGGCCGCCGCGAGCCTGCTGCGCGGCACGTACACCTCGGTCGTCCAGCAGCGGACCGCGGCGCAGGTCACCGAGCTGGCCAAGACCGCCGACCAGGTCGGGATCGCGACCGTCCAGGCGCTGACCGCCGCACCGCAGGTGACCGACGTGGTGCCGCTGCCAGCCGACGACGTGAACGGGGTCTCGCTCGGCTTCCTCACCCAGGCGCTGTCGCTGGGCGGGACGGTCGCCTCGATGGGGCTGGGGCGGCTGATCCCGCGTACCCGGCGAAGCTGGCGCCGCGGCGTCGCGCACCTCTCCACGCTGATCGTCTACGCGGTCGGCTCGGCCGCCGCGGTCCTCTGGTCGATGAGCTGGTTCGGCATCGGCAGCCACGCCGACCAGTGGGAGATGCTCGGCATCTTCTCGCTGATCTCGCTGGCGGTCACCGGCTCGACGGCCGGCGCGGTGGCGCTGATCGGCCCGGCCGGCGCGGCCGTCGGCGCGTTCTACTTCATGATCGGGACGGTCATCTCCGGGGCCAGCATCCTGCCCGAGTTCCTGCCCGCGTTCGGCCGGCACCTCGGCGAGAACCTGCCGACCGGCGCCGGCGTCCAGGCGATCCGGCAGGACCTCTACTTCCCGGCGGCGCCGATCGGCGGCCACATGTGGGTGCTCGCCGCGTACGCGATCGTCGGCTGCCTGCTCGTCCTGGTCACCAACGTCCTGCCGAACCGGAAGGACGGCACGTCCGAGGTCGATCTGGACCTGACCGTGCGTCTCGAAGGGGTTCCCGACGAGGGTTTTTCGCGGAGCAACTCAGATTTCCGTGGCCACGCCGAACCAGTAGAACGTGGGAATCGAGGGAGTGAACGCACGCATCGCGAACATCCAGAGCCGGATCATCGCGCTGCAGACTCAGCAGGCCACCACAACGAGCACGGCCCGGACGTCGGAGCAGACCGGTAG